One genomic window of Bacillus cereus G9842 includes the following:
- a CDS encoding S-layer homology domain-containing protein: MKNKFIKACTALSIGTLSLLGAGSSLTHAEERFVDVPQNHWSFTAIQDLKEKKIVIGYGNGIFGFGDNVTREQVAILMYNYLQPEDRGTYKNPYPDVNSQTTNYSKQILSLTALGVIKGDENGNYRPKDTLTRAEMAAILTRAFNLKIAGELTFKDVPKDHWAKNVITAVQTNNVADGTGNNEYSPSLNVTREQYAQFVYKAMNRNNKPGGNDGSTSLPVEDISGNGTGESNVTDGGTLIK, from the coding sequence ATGAAAAACAAATTTATTAAAGCTTGTACTGCATTATCTATTGGTACTCTATCTTTACTAGGAGCAGGTAGTTCCTTAACGCATGCTGAAGAGAGATTTGTAGATGTACCTCAAAATCACTGGTCATTCACTGCTATTCAAGATTTAAAAGAAAAGAAAATTGTAATTGGTTATGGGAATGGGATTTTTGGATTTGGGGATAATGTGACACGCGAACAAGTAGCTATACTAATGTACAATTACCTTCAGCCAGAAGATAGAGGGACGTACAAGAATCCTTATCCAGATGTTAATTCTCAAACTACTAATTACTCAAAACAAATTTTATCTTTAACAGCTTTAGGGGTTATTAAAGGGGACGAAAATGGAAATTACCGACCTAAGGATACTTTAACTCGTGCTGAAATGGCAGCTATACTTACAAGGGCATTTAATTTAAAAATAGCTGGTGAACTTACTTTTAAAGATGTTCCTAAAGATCATTGGGCGAAAAATGTTATTACTGCTGTGCAAACTAATAATGTTGCTGATGGAACAGGCAATAATGAATATAGCCCGAGTTTGAATGTAACTAGAGAGCAATATGCTCAGTTCGTATATAAAGCTATGAATAGAAATAATAAACCAGGTGGCAATGATGGTTCTACATCTCTTCCTGTTGAAGACATCAGTGGTAATGGAACTGGAGAGTCTAACGTTACTGATGGTGGGACACTTATTAAATAA
- a CDS encoding DUF3895 domain-containing protein — protein sequence MNQLSLFDDESTQTLPGKAKQYSSNSEKVVGVPIHLIDNYRTDKRINGLTYIEVEQLNWYVENELEIRATDVVNELIEKCSTPKLYFSTEKSKVYPFVCMYLEYLCQKGILIFVASKGTQERVYKNIKYC from the coding sequence ATGAATCAATTATCTTTATTTGATGATGAATCGACACAAACCCTGCCAGGAAAAGCGAAGCAGTATTCTAGTAATAGTGAAAAAGTAGTAGGGGTTCCAATACATTTAATAGATAATTATAGAACTGATAAAAGAATTAATGGACTAACATACATAGAAGTGGAACAGTTAAATTGGTATGTAGAAAATGAATTAGAAATTAGAGCCACTGATGTAGTAAACGAACTAATTGAAAAATGTAGCACACCAAAGCTGTATTTTTCTACTGAAAAGTCTAAGGTATATCCTTTTGTATGTATGTATCTTGAATATTTATGTCAGAAAGGTATTTTAATTTTTGTAGCAAGTAAAGGGACACAAGAACGTGTTTATAAGAATATAAAATATTGTTAA